From one Halosimplex rubrum genomic stretch:
- a CDS encoding nucleotidyl transferase AbiEii/AbiGii toxin family protein codes for MISEARVRTLARQDGVTAGLAEKNYVNSWILYALYRSDIDGLVFKGGTALSKLYFPELWRFSEDLDFTATEDISDLPSRLETAINGIEGRSGIRFEITSYHEAGTPVEYLQVKIQYDAVLGQRNTTDLDITFAEPLAFQPVEHTHRFEDVPEFQLSAYSVEEIFVEKLRSIYQRARARDYYDLYRLMEHHEFESDVIADALRTKASSQDVELRLDTGIPDGDREAVEAYWDRALDRLVTEKPEFDRVVEQVDTYLKRLSDR; via the coding sequence ATGATCTCCGAGGCGCGTGTCCGCACACTGGCGCGGCAGGACGGCGTCACCGCTGGGTTGGCCGAGAAGAACTACGTCAACTCGTGGATCCTCTACGCGCTTTACAGGTCGGACATCGATGGACTGGTGTTCAAGGGCGGAACCGCACTGAGCAAGCTGTACTTCCCGGAACTGTGGCGGTTCTCCGAAGATCTCGATTTCACCGCTACCGAGGACATCTCCGACCTCCCTAGCCGTCTGGAGACCGCGATAAACGGTATCGAGGGTCGGTCGGGGATCCGATTCGAGATAACGAGCTATCACGAGGCAGGAACTCCGGTCGAATACCTCCAGGTGAAGATCCAGTACGACGCCGTGCTCGGACAGCGAAATACGACGGATCTCGACATCACGTTCGCCGAGCCGCTGGCGTTCCAGCCGGTCGAACACACCCACCGCTTCGAAGATGTCCCGGAGTTCCAACTGTCGGCGTACAGCGTCGAAGAGATCTTCGTCGAGAAACTGCGGAGCATCTACCAGAGAGCCCGAGCGAGGGACTACTACGACCTCTACCGGCTGATGGAACACCACGAATTCGAATCAGACGTGATCGCAGACGCTCTGCGGACGAAAGCGAGCAGTCAGGATGTCGAACTTCGATTGGATACTGGGATTCCGGACGGAGATCGGGAAGCCGTAGAAGCGTACTGGGACCGAGCACTCGACCGACTCGTAACCGAGAAACCGGAGTTCGATCGAGTGGTCGAGCAGGTCGATACGTATCTGAAACGTCTCTCGGACCGATAA
- a CDS encoding alpha/beta hydrolase codes for MAGSHRDRPLVTAGAPLSVAGAAVVLVHGRGGSADGMVALADECYRHGLALVAPAARRNRWFPGSFLAPHEANEPEFSAALEAVADAVATVREAGVPRERVVVLGISQGACVVAEFAARNPRRYGGVVLSSGGLMGPEVGDYDGSLDETPVLVGGHEGDPRVPVERVRETAAVFEALGGDVRTRIEPGDDHGITDAELAAVGDLAEALLAGETGGRSDR; via the coding sequence ATGGCTGGCTCACACCGGGACCGACCGCTCGTCACCGCCGGCGCCCCCCTGTCGGTCGCCGGAGCGGCGGTCGTCCTCGTCCACGGCCGCGGCGGGAGCGCCGACGGGATGGTCGCACTGGCCGACGAGTGCTACCGCCACGGCCTCGCGCTGGTCGCGCCGGCGGCGCGGCGCAACCGGTGGTTCCCCGGCTCGTTTCTCGCACCCCACGAGGCCAACGAACCGGAGTTCTCCGCGGCCCTCGAAGCGGTCGCCGACGCCGTCGCGACGGTCCGCGAGGCGGGCGTCCCGCGGGAGCGCGTTGTCGTCCTCGGGATCTCCCAGGGCGCCTGCGTCGTCGCGGAGTTCGCCGCGCGGAACCCCCGCAGGTACGGCGGCGTCGTCCTGTCGAGCGGCGGGCTGATGGGTCCCGAGGTCGGCGACTACGACGGCAGCCTCGACGAGACGCCGGTGCTCGTCGGCGGTCACGAGGGCGACCCGCGGGTCCCGGTCGAACGCGTCCGCGAGACGGCGGCCGTCTTCGAGGCGCTCGGCGGGGACGTGCGGACGCGGATCGAGCCCGGCGACGACCACGGGATCACGGACGCCGAACTCGCGGCGGTAGGTGACCTGGCCGAGGCCCTCCTGGCAGGTGAAACCGGCGGGCGTTCGGATCGGTGA
- a CDS encoding VOC family protein — MPADIPGIHHVTAIANDPGRNYRFFTEALGLRLVKRSVNQDDVSVYHLFYGDRSGTPGTSMTYFPYTDAQPGRVGTGQVTAVQFLIPAGSVEYWTDRLESEGVGHDPPRERFGDTVIPFEDPDGLPMELVARADAPEGDPPDGPVPDQHAIRGFFGVALSLATASGTGNLLKTMGFQPTKSENHRQRFRAGGDLGAVVDVLEDPEAPRGESGTGTVHHVAFQVSDAEQAQWHDALVERGLRPTQIIDRKWFKSIYARTAGGVLFEFATKSPGYTVDESVDELGEHLVLPEWLEDRRAEIEPNLPELSTAAHEA, encoded by the coding sequence ATGCCAGCAGACATCCCCGGGATCCACCACGTGACGGCCATCGCGAACGACCCCGGTCGTAACTACCGGTTTTTCACCGAAGCGCTGGGGTTGCGACTGGTGAAACGCAGCGTCAACCAGGACGACGTGTCGGTGTATCACCTCTTCTACGGCGACCGGAGCGGGACGCCCGGAACGAGCATGACGTACTTCCCCTACACGGACGCCCAGCCCGGCCGCGTCGGTACGGGGCAGGTGACGGCCGTCCAGTTCCTGATCCCCGCCGGCTCCGTCGAGTACTGGACCGACCGACTCGAATCGGAGGGCGTCGGCCACGACCCGCCACGCGAGCGGTTCGGCGACACCGTGATCCCCTTCGAGGACCCCGACGGCCTCCCGATGGAGCTCGTCGCTCGGGCGGACGCGCCCGAGGGCGACCCGCCAGACGGCCCCGTCCCGGACCAGCACGCCATCCGCGGCTTCTTCGGCGTGGCCCTCTCGCTGGCGACCGCCAGCGGGACGGGGAACCTGCTCAAGACGATGGGGTTCCAGCCGACCAAAAGCGAGAACCACCGCCAGCGGTTCCGCGCCGGCGGCGACCTGGGCGCCGTCGTCGACGTGCTCGAAGACCCGGAGGCCCCGCGGGGCGAGTCGGGCACCGGAACGGTCCACCACGTCGCCTTCCAGGTCTCCGACGCCGAGCAGGCCCAGTGGCACGACGCCCTCGTCGAGCGCGGGCTCCGCCCGACGCAGATCATCGACCGGAAGTGGTTCAAGTCGATCTACGCCCGGACCGCCGGCGGCGTCCTGTTCGAGTTCGCCACCAAATCGCCCGGCTACACCGTCGACGAGAGCGTCGACGAGCTCGGCGAGCACCTCGTCCTCCCCGAGTGGCTCGAAGACCGCCGCGCCGAGATCGAACCGAATCTCCCCGAGCTGTCGACCGCCGCGCACGAGGCCTGA
- a CDS encoding VOC family protein: protein MLSDTLGVHHVSVVAGDPTENRRFYAETLGLRFLLRTVNFEEPFVYHLYYGDERGTPGSVLTFFTYPREDSGRIGKPDITTAALRVPADSMDFWYDRLAERDVTVDRTERFGEPVLAFADPDGTSLELVGVAESETGPTDLDERADRPWTDGSSEGKVPAERAIRGVRGVSVRSADPYVTASLLDTFGFEIVAERDDAVRYRLPGGRESTVDLLTDDAEYGKEGRGSIHHVALSVESGEQLREWRALLDERDFDVSRVKDRHFFESLYVRDGGGVLFELATERPGLGVADREPDPGGDLVLPPWLEEDREMIAGQLPPFDDG, encoded by the coding sequence GTGCTCTCTGACACGCTCGGCGTGCATCACGTGTCGGTCGTCGCGGGCGATCCCACGGAGAACCGACGGTTCTACGCGGAGACGCTGGGACTGCGCTTTCTCCTGCGGACGGTGAACTTCGAGGAGCCGTTCGTCTATCACCTGTACTACGGCGACGAGCGCGGCACTCCCGGCTCGGTGCTCACGTTTTTCACCTACCCGCGTGAGGACTCCGGTCGGATCGGCAAGCCCGACATCACGACGGCGGCGTTGCGCGTTCCCGCCGACTCGATGGACTTCTGGTACGACCGACTCGCCGAGCGCGACGTGACCGTCGACCGGACCGAGCGGTTCGGCGAGCCCGTCCTGGCGTTCGCGGACCCCGATGGCACGTCGCTGGAACTCGTCGGCGTCGCCGAGAGCGAGACCGGACCCACCGACCTCGACGAGCGCGCGGACCGCCCCTGGACCGACGGCTCGTCGGAGGGCAAGGTCCCCGCCGAACGGGCGATCCGAGGCGTTCGCGGCGTGTCCGTGCGGTCGGCGGACCCGTACGTCACGGCGAGTCTGCTCGACACCTTCGGGTTCGAGATCGTCGCCGAACGCGACGACGCGGTCCGCTACCGGCTGCCGGGCGGGCGCGAGTCGACGGTCGACCTGCTGACGGACGACGCCGAGTACGGCAAGGAGGGGCGCGGGTCGATCCACCACGTCGCCCTGAGCGTCGAGAGCGGCGAGCAGCTCCGGGAGTGGCGCGCGTTGCTCGACGAGCGTGACTTCGACGTGTCGCGGGTGAAGGATCGGCACTTCTTCGAGTCGCTGTACGTCCGCGACGGCGGCGGCGTCCTGTTCGAACTCGCGACCGAGCGCCCCGGACTCGGTGTCGCCGATAGGGAGCCCGACCCGGGCGGCGACCTCGTGCTCCCGCCCTGGCTGGAAGAGGACCGCGAGATGATCGCGGGGCAACTGCCGCCGTTCGACGACGGGTGA
- a CDS encoding aldehyde dehydrogenase family protein: MPDSYAIDDDWNALYVDGEWTAAESDETLAVEDPSTRERVATVPAAVEADVDAAYEAAAAAQSEWADAPPARRAEVIQNAIEALQAHSDEITELLAHEAGGSAIMGETSVQIATDQAGEAATLPRRTKGDHAASNVPGKEHVVKRLPRGVVTVISPWNFPLNLSMRAVAPALATGNAVVLKPATNTPITGGLLFAKLFEEAGLPAGVLNVVTGSGSDIGDRVAGHPESDVVAFTGSTEVGRHVAATAGENLAEQSMELGGNNAHVVTADADIDRAVDSATFGSFVHQGQVCISINRHVVHEDVYDEYVAALVDRAESLAVGSAHEDDTIVGPIVDESQRDEMLDYVERTVDAGATLETGGETRDYDGVDDSLVVEPTVLSDVTNDMPAACNEHFGPIAPVIPFSDVDEAVEIANDTEYGLAGSVHAGDLGVGMDIADRMETGQVHINDQPINDEAHVTFSGTEASGVGGYNDGAILEQLTETKWISIQREPREYPF, translated from the coding sequence GTGCCCGACAGCTACGCGATCGACGACGACTGGAACGCACTGTACGTCGACGGCGAGTGGACGGCCGCCGAGAGCGACGAAACGCTCGCCGTCGAGGACCCGTCGACGCGCGAGCGGGTCGCGACGGTTCCGGCCGCCGTCGAGGCCGACGTGGACGCCGCCTACGAGGCGGCCGCCGCGGCACAGTCCGAGTGGGCCGACGCGCCGCCCGCGCGCCGCGCTGAAGTGATCCAGAACGCCATCGAGGCGCTCCAGGCCCACAGCGACGAGATCACCGAACTACTCGCCCACGAGGCCGGCGGCTCGGCGATCATGGGCGAGACTTCGGTCCAGATCGCCACCGACCAAGCCGGCGAGGCGGCGACGCTGCCCCGGCGGACGAAAGGCGACCACGCCGCCTCGAACGTTCCCGGCAAGGAGCACGTCGTCAAGCGACTTCCCCGGGGGGTCGTCACGGTCATCTCGCCGTGGAACTTCCCGCTCAACCTCTCGATGCGCGCCGTCGCGCCGGCGCTGGCGACCGGCAACGCCGTCGTCCTCAAGCCCGCGACGAACACCCCGATCACCGGCGGGCTGCTGTTCGCCAAACTGTTCGAGGAGGCCGGCCTGCCCGCGGGCGTCCTCAACGTCGTCACCGGCAGCGGCTCGGACATCGGCGACCGCGTCGCCGGCCACCCCGAGAGCGACGTGGTCGCCTTCACCGGATCGACGGAGGTCGGCCGCCACGTCGCCGCCACCGCCGGCGAGAACCTCGCCGAGCAGTCGATGGAGCTGGGCGGCAACAACGCCCACGTCGTCACCGCCGACGCCGACATCGACCGCGCCGTCGACAGCGCCACCTTCGGCTCGTTCGTCCACCAGGGCCAGGTCTGCATCTCGATCAACCGCCACGTCGTCCACGAGGATGTCTACGACGAGTACGTCGCCGCGCTGGTCGACCGCGCGGAGTCGCTCGCGGTCGGCAGCGCCCACGAGGACGACACTATCGTCGGCCCGATCGTCGACGAGTCCCAGCGCGACGAGATGCTCGACTACGTCGAGCGGACCGTCGACGCCGGCGCCACGCTGGAGACCGGCGGCGAGACCCGCGACTACGACGGCGTCGACGACTCTCTCGTGGTCGAACCCACCGTCCTCTCGGACGTGACCAACGACATGCCCGCCGCGTGCAACGAGCACTTCGGCCCCATCGCGCCGGTCATCCCCTTCTCCGACGTCGACGAAGCCGTCGAAATCGCCAACGACACCGAGTACGGGCTGGCGGGCTCGGTCCACGCCGGTGACCTCGGCGTGGGGATGGACATCGCCGACCGGATGGAGACCGGGCAGGTCCACATCAACGACCAGCCGATCAACGACGAGGCCCACGTCACCTTCAGCGGGACCGAAGCCTCGGGCGTCGGCGGCTACAACGACGGCGCCATCCTCGAACAGCTGACCGAGACGAAGTGGATCTCGATCCAGCGCGAGCCCCGCGAGTACCCGTTCTGA
- a CDS encoding LeuA family protein: MLRARRLRRRIEFFQGTLNSTSEVHEARIFDTTLRDGEQSPRTSFSYEDKREIAAVLDDMGTHVIEAGFPVNSDAEFEAVRDIAESTSTTTCGLARVVEKDVEAALDSGVELVHVFVSTSDVQLEDSMHATREQAVERAVQSVERVKEAGVDCMFSPMDATRTDEAFLMEVVDAVSEAGTDWINIPDTCGVATPGRFRDMIAKVVDRTDADIDVHTHDDFGLAAANALSGFEAGASQAQVSVNGIGERAGNAAYEEVVMALESLYDVDTGIDTTRITEISRIIEGKSDIPVPANKPVVGRNAFSHESGIHAAGVIENSDTFEPGVMTPEMVGASRELVLGKHTGQHSVRERLIDADYEPTDDEVREITRRVKEFGADDNRVTMEVLEEFAQDVGVDREVENEEVRA; the protein is encoded by the coding sequence ATACTGAGGGCACGTCGGCTTCGCCGGCGGATCGAGTTCTTCCAGGGTACTTTAAATAGTACCTCGGAAGTTCACGAGGCACGTATTTTCGACACCACGCTCCGCGACGGGGAGCAGTCACCACGCACGTCGTTCTCCTACGAAGACAAACGGGAGATAGCGGCGGTGCTGGACGACATGGGGACCCACGTCATCGAGGCGGGCTTCCCGGTCAACTCCGACGCGGAATTCGAGGCCGTCCGCGACATCGCGGAATCGACCTCGACGACGACCTGCGGGTTAGCTCGGGTCGTCGAGAAAGACGTCGAAGCGGCACTGGACTCCGGCGTGGAGCTGGTTCACGTGTTCGTCTCGACGAGCGACGTACAGCTCGAAGACTCCATGCACGCCACCCGCGAGCAGGCCGTCGAGCGCGCCGTCCAGTCGGTCGAGCGCGTCAAAGAGGCGGGCGTCGACTGCATGTTCTCGCCGATGGACGCCACCCGAACGGACGAGGCGTTCCTGATGGAGGTCGTCGACGCCGTCAGCGAGGCGGGCACCGACTGGATCAACATCCCGGACACCTGCGGGGTGGCGACGCCCGGCCGGTTCCGCGACATGATCGCGAAGGTCGTCGACCGCACCGACGCGGACATCGACGTACACACGCACGACGACTTCGGGCTGGCGGCGGCCAACGCGCTGTCGGGCTTCGAGGCGGGCGCATCGCAGGCGCAGGTCTCGGTCAACGGCATCGGCGAGCGCGCGGGCAACGCGGCCTACGAGGAGGTCGTGATGGCCCTGGAGTCGCTGTACGATGTCGATACCGGGATCGACACGACGCGGATCACCGAGATCTCCCGGATCATCGAGGGCAAGAGCGACATTCCGGTGCCGGCGAACAAGCCGGTCGTCGGCCGCAACGCCTTCTCCCACGAGAGCGGGATCCACGCGGCCGGCGTCATCGAGAACTCCGACACGTTCGAGCCGGGGGTCATGACCCCGGAGATGGTCGGGGCCTCGCGCGAGCTCGTCCTGGGCAAGCACACCGGGCAGCATTCCGTCAGGGAGCGGCTGATCGACGCGGACTACGAGCCCACCGACGACGAGGTACGCGAGATCACCCGACGCGTCAAGGAGTTCGGCGCGGACGACAACCGCGTCACCATGGAGGTCCTGGAGGAGTTCGCCCAGGACGTCGGCGTCGACCGCGAGGTCGAAAACGAGGAGGTCCGGGCGTAG
- a CDS encoding type IV toxin-antitoxin system AbiEi family antitoxin domain-containing protein, which produces MGTESEEDIKSGLSKREALALTRLAGRNETIVTIDDIESVLGCSRTAAKKIASNLEDKKWLDRLKRGTYLIVPLAAGERGEYTEHEYVIASHLAEPMYLSYWTALNYHGLTEQVPTTVFAATTGRVPDREIHGVTYRFVTVTDGKFFGHEPVSIRSQTVDVAAREKALVDCADHPEHCGGIVELAKALDGAADLDTERLVDYVLRLGNGAAVKRIVYLADTLGVELPQRDELEAGFTSGYSKLDPTRGDDGTHSSEYRLLLNVSTDEIETAGGRFR; this is translated from the coding sequence ATGGGTACCGAGTCTGAAGAGGATATAAAGAGCGGTCTGTCCAAGCGGGAAGCTCTCGCTCTGACTCGGTTAGCCGGTCGGAACGAGACCATCGTGACGATCGACGACATCGAATCGGTGCTCGGTTGCTCCCGTACCGCGGCGAAGAAGATCGCCAGCAATCTCGAAGACAAGAAGTGGTTGGACCGACTGAAACGGGGCACCTATCTGATCGTCCCGCTCGCTGCGGGAGAACGCGGCGAGTACACCGAACACGAGTACGTCATCGCCTCGCATCTCGCGGAGCCGATGTATCTCTCCTACTGGACCGCGCTGAACTACCACGGACTGACGGAGCAGGTCCCGACGACCGTCTTCGCGGCCACGACCGGCCGAGTCCCCGACCGGGAGATCCACGGCGTCACGTACCGGTTCGTCACCGTCACCGACGGGAAGTTCTTCGGCCACGAACCCGTCTCGATCCGCTCTCAGACGGTCGATGTCGCCGCCAGGGAGAAGGCGCTGGTCGACTGCGCCGACCACCCGGAACACTGCGGCGGGATCGTGGAACTCGCGAAGGCGCTGGACGGCGCCGCCGACCTCGATACCGAACGCCTGGTCGACTACGTGCTGAGACTGGGCAACGGCGCAGCGGTCAAGCGGATCGTCTACCTCGCCGATACGCTCGGTGTCGAACTCCCGCAGCGGGACGAACTGGAAGCGGGGTTTACCAGCGGGTATTCGAAACTCGATCCCACGAGAGGCGACGACGGGACACACAGCAGCGAGTATCGGTTACTGCTGAACGTCTCGACGGACGAAATCGAGACCGCGGGAGGTCGGTTCCGATGA
- the ilvB gene encoding biosynthetic-type acetolactate synthase large subunit, translating into MSEQTPVSPPEGERTDTEEQTTETAATEAAEGAKTTNDTVSTGAESVVAGLEQAGAETLFGVQGGAIMPVYDALYDSEELTHVTMAHEQGASHAADAYGIVSGKPGVCLATSGPGATNLVTGLADANMDSDPVIALTGQVPTNFVGNDAFQETDTVGVTQPVTKHSYFAADADTVGTEVGEAFALADEGRQGPTLVDLPKDVTQGETDAFPGEPETPDTYNPPTEAEPEAVDAAAGALADAERPVILAGGGVIKADASDELRQFATEYEIPVITTMPGIGSFPEDHELSLEWAGMHGTGYANMAITNTDCMLAIGTRFDDRLTGGVETFAPDAELIHVDIDPAEISKNIQADHPLIGDAKQVLRQLDDAMAVAYEATDSSPEAYAEWRERCQAWKDEYEMEYDMPEDEPLKPQYVVERYSELADDDAIVTTGVGQHQMWASQFWTFTEPRTWVSSHGLGTMGYGVPSAIGAKIAAPDQEVVCFDGDGSFLMTVQELSVAVREDLDITYVVLNNEAVGMVRQWQDGFYEGRRMASEYPWIPQFDMLAEAFGARGFRLEDPEEVDEVIEKARNYDGPAVVDAIIDPAENVYPMVPSGGDNGLFALNGDQLGDL; encoded by the coding sequence ATGAGCGAGCAAACACCAGTGTCGCCACCGGAGGGCGAACGGACGGACACCGAGGAACAGACGACGGAGACAGCGGCGACGGAGGCCGCCGAGGGCGCGAAGACGACCAACGACACCGTCTCGACGGGGGCGGAGTCGGTCGTCGCGGGGCTCGAACAGGCCGGCGCGGAGACGCTCTTTGGCGTGCAGGGCGGGGCGATCATGCCCGTCTACGACGCGCTGTACGACTCCGAGGAACTGACCCACGTCACGATGGCCCACGAGCAGGGCGCCTCCCACGCGGCGGACGCCTACGGCATCGTCTCGGGGAAACCGGGCGTCTGCCTGGCGACCTCCGGGCCGGGCGCGACCAACCTCGTGACCGGCCTCGCGGACGCGAACATGGACTCGGACCCGGTCATCGCGCTGACGGGCCAGGTGCCGACGAACTTCGTCGGGAACGACGCGTTTCAAGAGACCGACACCGTCGGCGTGACCCAGCCGGTCACCAAGCACAGCTACTTCGCCGCGGACGCGGACACGGTCGGCACCGAGGTCGGCGAGGCGTTCGCGCTGGCCGACGAGGGTCGCCAGGGGCCGACGCTGGTCGACCTCCCGAAGGACGTGACCCAGGGCGAGACCGACGCGTTCCCCGGCGAACCGGAGACGCCGGACACCTACAACCCGCCGACTGAGGCCGAACCCGAGGCGGTCGACGCGGCGGCCGGCGCGCTCGCCGACGCGGAGCGCCCGGTCATCCTCGCGGGCGGCGGCGTCATCAAGGCCGACGCCAGCGACGAACTCCGGCAGTTCGCCACCGAGTACGAGATCCCGGTCATCACGACGATGCCCGGTATCGGCTCGTTCCCGGAGGACCACGAGCTGAGCCTGGAGTGGGCCGGCATGCACGGCACCGGCTACGCCAACATGGCGATCACCAACACCGACTGCATGCTCGCCATCGGGACGCGCTTCGACGACCGGCTGACCGGCGGTGTCGAGACGTTCGCGCCGGACGCCGAGCTGATCCACGTGGACATCGACCCCGCCGAGATCAGTAAAAATATCCAGGCGGACCACCCGCTGATCGGCGACGCGAAGCAGGTCCTGCGCCAGCTCGACGACGCGATGGCGGTCGCGTACGAGGCGACCGATAGCTCGCCCGAGGCCTACGCCGAGTGGCGCGAGCGGTGCCAGGCCTGGAAGGACGAGTACGAGATGGAGTACGACATGCCCGAGGACGAGCCGCTCAAACCCCAGTACGTCGTCGAGCGGTACTCCGAGCTGGCCGACGACGACGCCATCGTCACGACCGGCGTCGGCCAACACCAGATGTGGGCCAGCCAGTTCTGGACGTTCACCGAGCCACGGACCTGGGTCTCCAGTCACGGGCTGGGCACGATGGGCTACGGCGTCCCGTCGGCCATCGGCGCGAAGATCGCCGCGCCCGACCAGGAGGTCGTCTGCTTCGACGGCGACGGATCCTTCCTGATGACGGTGCAGGAACTCTCGGTCGCGGTCCGCGAGGACCTGGATATCACGTACGTCGTCCTGAACAACGAGGCGGTCGGGATGGTCCGCCAGTGGCAGGACGGTTTCTACGAGGGTCGGCGGATGGCCTCGGAGTACCCGTGGATCCCGCAGTTCGACATGCTCGCCGAGGCGTTCGGCGCTCGGGGTTTCCGCCTGGAGGACCCCGAGGAGGTCGACGAGGTCATCGAGAAGGCGCGCAACTACGACGGTCCGGCGGTGGTCGACGCGATCATCGACCCCGCGGAGAACGTCTACCCGATGGTCCCCAGCGGCGGGGACAACGGACTGTTCGCACTGAACGGCGACCAACTGGGTGACCTCTGA
- a CDS encoding SDR family NAD(P)-dependent oxidoreductase, producing MNGLAGKTALVTGAGSGIGRASALRFAEEGANVVVADIDVEGGRETVALIEDAGGDATFVEVDVSDTASVERMVDATVDTYGRLDFAHNNAGILTDFVETTGISEANWDRIVDINMKGIWACMKGELPAMERTGGGAIVNTASEAGLVGMGGLSSYSASKHGVVGLTKSVALEYAERDIRVNAIAPGPTKTNIQSGIVGDSSGSSILDRIRSVVGTVRMILRTLRADFDTSAMRDVPMDRIADPEEMAGAVAFLCSSDASYITGTTLPVDGGQAAD from the coding sequence ATGAACGGCTTGGCCGGAAAAACGGCACTCGTCACTGGAGCGGGATCGGGCATCGGACGTGCATCGGCACTTCGATTCGCCGAAGAGGGCGCGAACGTCGTGGTCGCCGATATCGACGTCGAGGGCGGCCGCGAGACGGTCGCCCTGATCGAGGACGCCGGCGGCGACGCGACGTTCGTGGAGGTCGACGTGTCCGATACGGCGTCGGTCGAGCGGATGGTCGACGCCACCGTCGACACCTACGGGCGCCTCGACTTCGCGCACAACAACGCGGGTATCCTCACCGACTTCGTGGAGACGACGGGCATCAGCGAGGCCAACTGGGACCGGATCGTCGACATCAACATGAAGGGGATCTGGGCGTGCATGAAGGGCGAACTCCCCGCGATGGAGCGCACGGGCGGCGGCGCCATCGTCAACACCGCCTCGGAGGCCGGCCTCGTGGGCATGGGCGGGCTCTCCAGCTACTCGGCCAGCAAGCACGGCGTCGTCGGCCTGACGAAGTCGGTCGCGCTGGAGTACGCCGAGCGCGATATCCGCGTCAACGCCATCGCGCCCGGGCCGACGAAGACGAACATCCAGTCGGGGATCGTCGGTGATTCGAGCGGGTCGTCGATACTCGATCGAATTCGCTCGGTCGTGGGGACGGTCCGGATGATCCTCCGGACGCTTCGGGCTGACTTCGACACCTCCGCGATGCGTGACGTGCCGATGGACCGGATCGCCGACCCCGAGGAGATGGCCGGCGCCGTCGCCTTCCTCTGCTCGTCCGACGCCTCCTACATCACCGGGACGACGCTCCCCGTCGACGGCGGGCAGGCCGCCGACTGA
- a CDS encoding DUF1684 domain-containing protein has translation MSDTDDWAERLRANRAEKDEFLDEHPQSPIPPEDRDGFDGLEYFDPDPEYRVDATVTVHDQPDPVEMETSDGRTVRYERVVTFAFDLGGESFDLHGYKQEPGDEAIFVPFRDKTTGQQTYDGGRYMELETERDLEDGDEVTIDFNLAYSPFCAFSDTFSCPYPPEENWLETTVEAGERHEQN, from the coding sequence ATGAGCGACACCGACGACTGGGCCGAGCGCCTGCGAGCGAACCGCGCCGAGAAAGACGAGTTCCTCGACGAACACCCCCAATCGCCGATCCCGCCGGAGGACCGCGACGGCTTCGACGGGCTGGAGTACTTCGACCCCGACCCCGAGTACCGCGTCGACGCGACGGTGACCGTCCACGACCAGCCCGACCCCGTCGAGATGGAGACCTCCGACGGCCGGACCGTGCGCTACGAGCGGGTGGTCACCTTCGCGTTCGACCTCGGCGGCGAGTCGTTCGACCTCCACGGCTACAAACAGGAGCCGGGCGACGAGGCCATCTTCGTCCCGTTCCGCGACAAGACGACCGGCCAGCAGACCTACGACGGCGGCCGCTACATGGAGCTGGAGACCGAGCGCGACCTCGAAGACGGCGACGAGGTGACGATCGACTTCAATCTCGCCTACTCGCCGTTCTGCGCGTTCAGCGACACCTTCTCCTGTCCGTACCCGCCCGAAGAGAACTGGCTGGAGACGACGGTCGAAGCGGGCGAACGCCACGAGCAGAACTGA